In Camelina sativa cultivar DH55 chromosome 17, Cs, whole genome shotgun sequence, the genomic stretch GCCAATTACTGAGCTTCATATTATACAGGTGATAATGATTCAAAGTAAGTGACAATGCATCCATTAGCACAAAATGGTTGACCTTATCGTGGTCATAACCTCACTAGCTTGCACCAACCTTCTTGCCAGCCCCTACCTAGAAGTGATCGTTGCATAGGATTGATGCAGTGAAAGATATAGGTACTAAAACATATACAAGACCTGCTAGCTTGAGAGTGTAAATATTCCAACAATTTCATTGTTAATGCATTTTCTAAAGATAGTGTTGTTCTAGGTACATCCGATATTGTTACTGTTGTATTTTAAAGGTTAGATTATCTTTGACGATTATATGTAACACGTATCAATTTTATTCATAGAAGCATTTGCGTAGTGCAGCATGTATCATCGACAGAACACTATTTTGATATACAAACACTTTTCAACCCAAAACAATTTTTGACTCCATTTCCTCTGTATCGATCTTGGGTTGAACTGTTTTAGGCTGGAGATAAACACCGATGTACTGTAGTCCGGAGGCATCGTAAGTCCCATGGAAACCGCCAAACTGAGGAGATTTCCCGAGTTTAAACGCGAACTTTTCGTAGCTGGAACCGGAGGTGCCAAAAGGACCGTACTCACTAGTGTTGGTAGTGAATTTGAGAGATCTTATGTGAGGATTGCTAGCTTCATACTTGTAATACTCTCCACTGATCCCAGTTATGTACTCATGCGGATAGTTGAGCTCTATCTGCTAGGTCCAGATCACAATGCTTTTAGTTATAACCACGTTTTAGTTggaaaattaaagaagagtAAACAAAAATCAGACTTACAACGTCAAACATGTTGCCGATAAATGGACCGTGACGG encodes the following:
- the LOC104754727 gene encoding protein RESTRICTED TEV MOVEMENT 1-like, with product MEGKMKIGPVGKHDARSSTIVNWDEGKHDGFISQIFLSHSLGGIMSIQFQFVLDGNLVLSDRHGPFIGNMFDVIELNYPHEYITGISGEYYKYEASNPHIRSLKFTTNTSEYGPFGTSGSSYEKFAFKLGKSPQFGGFHGTYDASGLQYIGVYLQPKTVQPKIDTEEMESKIVLG